In the Anaerolineae bacterium genome, one interval contains:
- a CDS encoding class I SAM-dependent methyltransferase has translation MHGNPVPDTESPYDFDRFVRYYELDHADYTADIPFYRDLARQAGEPVLELGCGAGRVLIPLAEAGITITGVDLAPRMLARARERADAAGVSGRVTLVQADMRHLDLPARFRLAFCALNTLMHMDDIEDQIAVLESARRHLVSGGIFAVDLPNPHLSLHHEERTPLTLDKELVDPETGNRILKLVSYRSDASLQVSDITIIYDEVDAAGRLQRTIVPMRMRWIYPYELRLMLEIAGFRLDQLYGSYDLEPFSAGSERMIAVAHVP, from the coding sequence ATGCACGGCAACCCTGTCCCGGACACGGAATCACCGTACGATTTCGACCGGTTCGTGCGGTATTACGAGCTGGACCACGCCGATTACACCGCTGATATCCCGTTCTATCGAGACCTGGCGCGCCAGGCCGGCGAGCCGGTGCTGGAGCTGGGATGCGGCGCCGGCCGCGTGCTCATCCCGCTGGCCGAGGCCGGCATTACCATCACCGGCGTAGACCTGGCACCGCGCATGCTGGCCCGGGCAAGGGAAAGGGCGGACGCCGCCGGCGTCTCCGGCCGCGTGACCCTGGTGCAGGCCGACATGCGCCATTTGGACCTGCCGGCGCGCTTCCGGCTGGCGTTCTGCGCCCTCAACACCCTCATGCACATGGACGATATCGAGGACCAGATCGCGGTGCTGGAATCCGCCCGCCGGCACCTGGTCTCCGGAGGCATCTTCGCCGTGGATTTACCGAATCCGCACCTCTCCCTGCACCACGAGGAGCGCACGCCTTTGACGCTGGACAAGGAGCTGGTGGACCCGGAGACGGGGAACCGCATCCTCAAGCTGGTCTCATACCGCTCCGACGCCTCCCTGCAGGTCTCCGACATCACCATCATCTATGACGAGGTGGATGCCGCCGGCCGCCTACAGCGCACCATTGTCCCCATGCGCATGCGCTGGATCTATCCGTACGAACTGCGGCTGATGCTGGAGATCGCCGGCTTCCGATTGGACCAGCTTTACGGCTCCTACGACCTGGAACCGTTCAGCGCCGGCAGTGAGCGCATGATTGCAGTGGCGCATGTCCCGTAA